Proteins co-encoded in one Haloarcula sp. DT43 genomic window:
- a CDS encoding DHH family phosphoesterase — MSSPTGTGDGATVPDGGTIVYDLADQCTSDDLEEGALYHATVNGTVEYGVFVDLSDAVSGLVHDSNLLGQYDVGDDLIVELGEIRPDGDLSFEEVRVADYEDERVVHGDATTVADLADATGSTVVIEGQVVQIKQTGGPTVFQVRDETGIVPCAAFEEAGVRAHPEVEIDDIVRVSGRAEERDDGLQVEAESLTVLDGEAAADVESDLDAALAEAAQPADIEPLVEWPAFEKLWDDLREVATELRKTVLSGRPIRMRHHADGDGLCASVPLQVALESFIASQYEDDSAPQHLLKRLPSKAPYYEMEDVTRDLNFALEDRTRHGQKLPMLLMLDNGSTEEDTPAYRNLRHYDIPVVVVDHHHPDPEAVEPLIEQHVNPYLHDEDYRITTGMLCVELARMIDPDLTEDLTHVPAVAGLSDRSEAEAMRDYIDLASEQGYDETDLRDIGEALDYATHWLRYSSGEQLITDVLNVDCDDRERHAEVVDFLAERAERDVADQLDAAMSHVEHERLDNGAHLYTIDVENHAHRFTYPAPGKTTGEIHDRKVAETGDPVITIGYGPDFAVLRSDGVRLDIPRMVTELTEEVDGGGVSGGGHLVVGSIKFVKGRRESVIDALVEKMAEAEIDEELGSSTALPDEV; from the coding sequence AGAAGGCGCACTGTACCACGCAACCGTCAACGGGACCGTCGAATACGGCGTGTTCGTCGACCTCTCCGACGCTGTCTCCGGACTCGTCCACGACTCTAATCTCCTTGGTCAGTACGACGTGGGCGACGACCTCATCGTCGAACTCGGCGAAATCCGCCCTGACGGCGACCTGAGCTTCGAGGAGGTCCGGGTCGCCGACTACGAGGACGAGCGCGTCGTCCACGGCGACGCGACCACCGTCGCCGACCTCGCCGACGCCACCGGCTCGACCGTCGTCATCGAGGGCCAGGTCGTCCAGATAAAACAGACCGGCGGCCCGACGGTGTTCCAGGTCCGCGACGAGACTGGTATCGTCCCCTGTGCCGCCTTCGAGGAGGCCGGCGTCCGGGCCCACCCCGAGGTCGAAATCGACGACATCGTCCGCGTCTCCGGGCGCGCCGAGGAGCGCGACGACGGCCTGCAGGTCGAGGCCGAGTCGCTCACTGTCCTCGACGGTGAGGCCGCCGCCGACGTCGAGAGCGACCTCGACGCCGCGCTGGCCGAGGCCGCCCAGCCGGCCGACATCGAGCCACTCGTCGAGTGGCCCGCCTTCGAGAAGCTGTGGGACGACCTCCGCGAAGTGGCGACCGAACTCCGCAAGACCGTGCTCTCGGGCCGGCCGATTCGGATGCGCCACCACGCCGACGGCGACGGCCTCTGTGCGAGCGTCCCCCTGCAGGTCGCGCTGGAGTCCTTTATCGCCTCCCAGTACGAGGACGACAGCGCGCCCCAGCACCTCCTCAAGCGCTTGCCGAGCAAGGCCCCCTACTACGAGATGGAGGACGTGACCCGGGACCTCAACTTCGCGCTGGAGGACCGAACCCGCCACGGCCAGAAGCTCCCGATGCTGCTGATGCTCGACAACGGCTCGACCGAGGAGGACACGCCGGCCTACCGGAACCTCCGGCACTACGACATCCCTGTCGTCGTCGTCGACCACCACCACCCGGACCCCGAGGCCGTCGAGCCGCTCATCGAGCAACACGTCAACCCCTATCTCCACGACGAGGACTACCGCATCACGACGGGCATGCTCTGTGTCGAACTCGCCCGGATGATCGATCCCGACCTCACCGAGGACCTCACGCACGTCCCCGCCGTCGCCGGCCTCTCGGACCGCTCCGAGGCCGAGGCGATGCGGGATTACATCGACCTGGCGAGCGAACAGGGGTACGACGAGACCGACCTGCGCGACATCGGTGAGGCGCTCGACTACGCCACCCACTGGCTGCGGTACAGCTCCGGCGAACAGCTCATCACCGACGTGCTGAACGTCGACTGCGACGACCGCGAGCGCCACGCGGAGGTCGTCGACTTCCTCGCCGAGCGCGCCGAGCGCGACGTGGCCGACCAGCTCGACGCCGCGATGAGCCACGTCGAGCACGAGCGCCTCGACAACGGCGCGCACCTCTACACCATCGACGTCGAGAACCACGCTCACCGCTTCACGTACCCCGCACCCGGCAAGACGACCGGCGAAATCCACGACCGGAAGGTCGCCGAGACCGGCGACCCCGTCATCACCATCGGCTACGGTCCGGACTTCGCCGTCCTGCGCTCCGACGGCGTCCGACTCGACATCCCGCGGATGGTCACCGAACTCACCGAGGAGGTCGACGGCGGCGGCGTCTCCGGCGGCGGCCACCTCGTCGTCGGCTCCATCAAGTTCGTCAAGGGCCGGCGCGAGTCGGTCATCGACGCGCTGGTCGAGAAGATGGCCGAGGCCGAAATCGACGAGGAACTGGGCAGTTCGACGGCGCTGCCGGACGAAGTGTAG